One region of Oryza glaberrima chromosome 7, OglaRS2, whole genome shotgun sequence genomic DNA includes:
- the LOC127779962 gene encoding GDSL esterase/lipase ACHE-like isoform X1 yields the protein MKHETSALAPNNQVHKSLSHTHYDRARWKEKMAPSRRRRRCTAAPPTTAKLVLLLVVLLLQLSEGASSDGGSDAPCDFPAIFNFGDSNSDTGGLSALIAVVPPPFGRTYFGMPAGRFSDGRLTIDFMAQSLGIRYLSAYLDSVGSNFSQGANFATAAASIRPANGSIFVSGISPISLDVQTSQFEQFINRSQFVYSNIGGIYREILPKAEYFSRALYTFDIGQNDLTMGYFDNMSTEQVEAYVPDLMERFSAAIQKVYSLGGRYFWVHNTAPLGCLTYAVVLLPKLAAPRDDAGCSVAYNAASRFYNARLRETVDRLRAALPDAALTYVDVYSAKYRLISQAKQLGTIRGPAAGVLRVRRRRVQLRQGHPVRREGGGERHVGAGGEVVRGPVEERELGRGALHGGGEQVRVRADRRRQALRPAGPAQAGVPPGRGRAMSN from the exons ATGAAACATGAAACATCAGCGCTAGCTCCGAATAATCAAGTGCACAagtctctctcacacacacactacGATCGAGCAAGGTGGAAAGAAAAAATGGCGCCTtcacgacgtcgccgccgctgcaccgccgctcctccgacCACCGCCAAGCTCGTGTTGCTCCTCGTCGTGCTCCTGCTGCAACTCTCCGAGGGGGCAAGCtccgacggcggcagcgacgcgCCATGCGATTTCCCGGCGATCTTCAACTTCGGCGACTCCAACTCGGACACCGGCGGGCTCTCGGCCCTCATCGCCGtggtgccgccgccgttcgGCCGGACCTACTTCGGCATGCCCGCCGGCCGGTTCAGCGACGGCCGCCTCACCATCGACTTCATGG CTCAGAGCCTGGGGATTCGTTACCTCAGTGCATACCTCGATTCAGTTGGGAGTAACTTCAGTCAAGGTGCCAATTTCGCGACGGCCGCTGCGTCGATCAGACCAGCGAATGGCAGCATCTTCGTCTCCGGCATCAGCCCGATCTCCCTGGACGTGCAGACCAGCCAATTCGAACAGTTCATCAACAGAAGCCAGTTCGTTTATAGCAACATAG GTGGAATTTACAGGGAGATTCTTCCGAAAGCTGAGTACTTCTCCAGGGCGCTCTACACGTTCGACATTGGCCAGAACGACCTGACAATGGGCTACTTCGACAACATGAGCACTGAGCAGGTCGAGGCCTACGTCCCTGATCTCATGGAGAGGTTCAGTGCAGCCATCCAG AAAGTGTACAGCCTCGGAGGGAGGTACTTCTGGGTGCACAACACGGCGCCGCTCGGCTGCCTGACGTACGCGGTGGTGCTCCTGCCGAAGCTCGCCGCGCCGAGGGACGACGCCGGCTGCTCCGTCGCCTACAACGCGGCCTCCCGGTTCTACAATGCGAGGCTGCGCGAGACCGTGGACCGGCTCAGGGCGGCGCTCCCGGACGCCGCGCTCACCTACGTCGACGTCTACTCCGCCAAGTACAGGCTCATCAGCCAGGCCAAGCAGCTCGGCAC GATTCGGGGACCCGCTGCTGGTGTGCTGcgggtacggcggcggcgagtacaACTTCGACAGGGACATCCGGTGCGGCGGGAAGGTGGAGGTGAACGGCACGTCGGTGCTGGCGGGGAAGTCGTGCGAGGACCCGTCGAGGAGCGTGAGCTGGGACGGGGTGCACTTCACGGAGGCGGCGAACAGGTTCGTGTTCGAGCAGATCGTCGGCGGCAAGCTCTCCGACCCGCCGGTCCCGCTCAGGCAGGCGTGCCGCCGGGGCGGGGGAGGGCGATGAGCAATTGA
- the LOC127779962 gene encoding GDSL esterase/lipase ACHE-like isoform X2 yields the protein MKHETSALAPNNQVHKSLSHTHYDRARWKEKMAPSRRRRRCTAAPPTTAKLVLLLVVLLLQLSEGASSDGGSDAPCDFPAIFNFGDSNSDTGGLSALIAVVPPPFGRTYFGMPAGRFSDGRLTIDFMAQSLGIRYLSAYLDSVGSNFSQGANFATAAASIRPANGSIFVSGISPISLDVQTSQFEQFINRSQFVYSNIGGIYREILPKAEYFSRALYTFDIGQNDLTMGYFDNMSTEQVEAYVPDLMERFSAAIQKVYSLGGRYFWVHNTAPLGCLTYAVVLLPKLAAPRDDAGCSVAYNAASRFYNARLRETVDRLRAALPDAALTYVDVYSAKYRLISQAKQLGFGDPLLVCCGYGGGEYNFDRDIRCGGKVEVNGTSVLAGKSCEDPSRSVSWDGVHFTEAANRFVFEQIVGGKLSDPPVPLRQACRRGGGGR from the exons ATGAAACATGAAACATCAGCGCTAGCTCCGAATAATCAAGTGCACAagtctctctcacacacacactacGATCGAGCAAGGTGGAAAGAAAAAATGGCGCCTtcacgacgtcgccgccgctgcaccgccgctcctccgacCACCGCCAAGCTCGTGTTGCTCCTCGTCGTGCTCCTGCTGCAACTCTCCGAGGGGGCAAGCtccgacggcggcagcgacgcgCCATGCGATTTCCCGGCGATCTTCAACTTCGGCGACTCCAACTCGGACACCGGCGGGCTCTCGGCCCTCATCGCCGtggtgccgccgccgttcgGCCGGACCTACTTCGGCATGCCCGCCGGCCGGTTCAGCGACGGCCGCCTCACCATCGACTTCATGG CTCAGAGCCTGGGGATTCGTTACCTCAGTGCATACCTCGATTCAGTTGGGAGTAACTTCAGTCAAGGTGCCAATTTCGCGACGGCCGCTGCGTCGATCAGACCAGCGAATGGCAGCATCTTCGTCTCCGGCATCAGCCCGATCTCCCTGGACGTGCAGACCAGCCAATTCGAACAGTTCATCAACAGAAGCCAGTTCGTTTATAGCAACATAG GTGGAATTTACAGGGAGATTCTTCCGAAAGCTGAGTACTTCTCCAGGGCGCTCTACACGTTCGACATTGGCCAGAACGACCTGACAATGGGCTACTTCGACAACATGAGCACTGAGCAGGTCGAGGCCTACGTCCCTGATCTCATGGAGAGGTTCAGTGCAGCCATCCAG AAAGTGTACAGCCTCGGAGGGAGGTACTTCTGGGTGCACAACACGGCGCCGCTCGGCTGCCTGACGTACGCGGTGGTGCTCCTGCCGAAGCTCGCCGCGCCGAGGGACGACGCCGGCTGCTCCGTCGCCTACAACGCGGCCTCCCGGTTCTACAATGCGAGGCTGCGCGAGACCGTGGACCGGCTCAGGGCGGCGCTCCCGGACGCCGCGCTCACCTACGTCGACGTCTACTCCGCCAAGTACAGGCTCATCAGCCAGGCCAAGCAGCTCG GATTCGGGGACCCGCTGCTGGTGTGCTGcgggtacggcggcggcgagtacaACTTCGACAGGGACATCCGGTGCGGCGGGAAGGTGGAGGTGAACGGCACGTCGGTGCTGGCGGGGAAGTCGTGCGAGGACCCGTCGAGGAGCGTGAGCTGGGACGGGGTGCACTTCACGGAGGCGGCGAACAGGTTCGTGTTCGAGCAGATCGTCGGCGGCAAGCTCTCCGACCCGCCGGTCCCGCTCAGGCAGGCGTGCCGCCGGGGCGGGGGAGGGCGATGA
- the LOC127778271 gene encoding GDSL esterase/lipase ACHE-like, which translates to MAPPPYAAAVVVATVAVLVLVSQVSVAAGADCRFPAVFNFGDSNSDTGGLSATFGAAPPPNGRTFFGMPVGRYCDGRLVIDFIAESLGLPYLSAYLNSIGSNFTQGANFATAGSSIRRQNTSLFLSGFSPISLDVQSWEFEQFINRSQFVYNNKGGIYRELLPKAEYFSQALYTFDIGQNDITTGFFINMTSEQVIAYIPDLMERLTNIIQNVYGLGGRYFWIHNTGPIGCLPYAMVHRPDLAVVKDGSGCSVAYNEVAQLFNQRLKETVGRLRKTHADAAFTYVDVYSAKYKLISDAKKLGMDDPMLTCCGYGGGRYNFDDRVGCGGKVKVNGTWVVAGKSCDDPLKRVSWDGVHFTEAANKFVFDQIAGGKLSDPPVPLRQACQISRGQ; encoded by the exons ATGGCGCCTCCTCCGTACGCagccgcggtggtggtggcgaccgTCGCCGTGCTGGTGCTGGTGTCGCAGGTCTCagtggccgccggcgcggacTGCCGCTTCCCGGCCGTGTTCAACTTCGGCGACTCCAACTCCGACACGGGCGGGCTGTCGGCCACCttcggcgccgcgccgccgcccaacgGCAGGACCTTCTTCGGCATGCCCGTCGGCCGCTACTGCGACGGCCGCCTCGTCATCGACTTCATCG CTGAAAGCCTGGGACTGCCTTACCTCAGTGCGTACCTCAACTCGATAGGAAGTAACTTCACACAAGGTGCTAACTTTGCAACGGCCGGGTCGTCAATCAGAAGGCAGAACACATCTTTGTTCCTCTCTGGTTTCAGCCCCATTTCCTTGGACGTGCAGTCCTGGGAGTTTGAACAGTTCATCAACAGAAGCCAGTTCGTCTATAACAACAAAG GTGGAATCTACAGGGAGCTCCTACCCAAGGCTGAATACTTCTCTCAGGCGCTCTACACATTCGATATCGGCCAGAATGACATTACCACAGGCTTCTTCATAAACATGACCTCTGAACAAGTCATAGCTTACATCCCTGATCTAATGGAAAGGCTCACGAACATAATCCAG AATGTGTACGGTCTCGGAGGAAGGTACTTCTGGATTCACAACACGGGGCCGATCGGCTGCCTGCCTTACGCCATGGTGCACCGCcccgacctcgccgtcgtcaaggACGGGTCCGGCTGCTCCGTCGCCTACAACGAGGTCGCCCAGCTCTTCAACCAGAGGCTGAAGGAAACCGTGGGCCGCCTCCGGAAGacccacgccgacgccgcgttCACCTACGTCGACGTCTACTCCGCCAAGTACAAGCTGATCAGCGACGCCAAGAAGCTCG GGATGGATGACCCGATGCTGACGTGctgcggctacggcggcgggaGGTACAACTTCGACGACAGGGTCGGGTGCGGCGGGAAGGTGAAGGTGAACGGGACGTGGGTGGTGGCGGGGAAGTCGTGCGACGACCCGCTGAAGCGGGTGAGCTGGGACGGCGTGCACTTCACCGAGGCGGCGAACAAGTTCGTGTTCGACCAGATCGCCGGCGGCAAGCTCTCCGACCCGCCGGTGCCTCTCAGGCAGGCCTGCCAGATCAGCAGAGGGCAGTGa